The following coding sequences lie in one Clupea harengus chromosome 23, Ch_v2.0.2, whole genome shotgun sequence genomic window:
- the LOC105905378 gene encoding myosin light chain kinase, smooth muscle-like, whose protein sequence is MASHNRGLKKTFVSTFSLDLKRTRSPQVITVDVGKRLENGITEKNRTLTDHEQEKSTADSKPGCTSGAHQNKVQRQQQQPEVKHMFNRPLAAASKSPTREQRERVVCPKTRASVSTEPAVTFQDPPEHVEVRVGETASLSCSYSSLDPVASCWIHNREQAVVSEDRSCVKSEQQSSSLQISDVRPEDAGSYTLYVRNRRGFTQHTIQLSVIDRPHPPASSPFVSQLTSRSLVLSWSGSSYDGGSAVTGYVVELKQVGPGEPGDWTELTSRCQNTTYRVRTGLDQSGEYRFRVRAYNPVGVSDPSEESDCIRMETQDGPQEESYVDVVIDTKHTVKDYYNVHERLGVGKFGQVFRLVHKETGRVSAGKFYKGRGSREKAAARKEIELMNELHHPKLVQCLGAFDRRSEIVMIMEYIAGGELFERIMDDNFEYTEPISVRYMQQILEGIQYIHKKSIVHLDLKPENIVCVNTTGTLIKIIDFGLANKLDPHNPLMVMHGTPEFVAPEVISYEPVCPATDMWSIGVICYILLSGVSPFQGNSDAETLASVTAACWEFDPESFEEITDDAKDFIHSLLKKDKRARMSCEEALAHSWMASFATPEQRTTKSLNKGKMRRFLAKRKWKKAGKAVLALTRMAFLSSKSDGPDSPNSSVDELSPKAEKAVQSLEKSLRSEPRFRCVLSDTTQPKGSTVRLVCHIQGYPDPEVVWLQNEDQVQETQRVQIEYEEDGTCMLILSDVEPQDSGIYKCRATNSLGEALCSAHLKVEL, encoded by the exons ATGGCCTCACACAACAGAGGTCTGAAGAAAACATTTGTTTCCACTTTCAGCTTGGACCTGAAGCGTACACGCTCTCCACAGGTGATCACAGTTGATGTTGGTAAAAGGTTAGAGAATGGAattacagagaaaaacagaacttTGACGGACCATGAACAGGAAAAATCCACTGCAG ACTCAAAACCTGGATGTACATCTGGGGCGCACCAAAACAAGGTCcaaagacagcagcagcagccagaggTAAAACACATGTTCAACAGACCGCTGGCGGCAGCTTCAAAGAGTCCGACcagggaacagagggagagag TTGTCTGCCCCAAGACAAGAGCCAGTGTCAGCACAG aACCTGCAGTGACGTTCCAAGACCCCCCTGAGCACGTGGAGGTGCGTGTGGGAGAGACCGCTAGTCTGAGCTGCTCCTACAGCTCTCTGGACCCTGTGGCCTCCTGCTGGATCCACAACAGAGAACAG GCTGTGGTGAGTGAGGATCGATCCTGTGTGAAGAGTGAACAGCAGAGCAGCAGTCTCCAGATCTCTGATGTTAGGCCTGAGGATGCAGGAAGTTACACACTCTATGTGAGAAACCGGAGAGggttcacacagcacacaatccAGCTCAGTGTCATAG ACCGGCCCCatcctccagcctccagcccgTTCGTGTCCCAGCtgacctctcgctctctcgtgcTGTCTTGGTCTGGCTCGAGCTACGACGGCGGCTCTGCTGTAACCGGCTACGTGGTGGAGCTGAAGCAGGTGGGCCCAGGGGAGCCTGGAGACTGGACTGAGCTGACGAGCCGGTGTCAGAACACTACCTATCGAGTGCGCACCGGCCTTGACCAATCTGGGGAGTACCGCTTCCGCGTGCGGGCCTACAACCCTGTGGGAGTTAGTGACCCCAGTGAGGAGTCAGATTGCATCAGGATGGAAACACAAG ATGGTCCACAGGAGGAGTCTTATGTGGATGTGGTCATCGACaccaaacacactgtgaaagacTATTACAATGTTCATGAGCGACTGGGAGT TGGGAAGTTTGGACAGGTGTTCCGGCTTGTACACAAAGAGACTGGCCGGGTAAGTGCTGGGAAGTTCTACAAAGGACGTGGATCCAGAGAGAAGGCAGCGGCCCGAAAGGAAATTGAACTGATGAATGAGCTGCATCATCCAAAACTTGTGCAGTGCCTGGGAGCTTTTGACAGGCGCTCTGAGATTGTTATGATCATGGAATA TATCGCTGGTGGAGAGCTGTTTGAGCGCATCATGGATGACAACTTTGAGTACACCGAGCCCATCAGTGTGCGCTACATGCAGCAGATTCTGGAGGGGATCCAGTATATCCACAAGAAGAGCATCGTCCACCTGGACCTCAAACCTGAGAACATTGTGTGCGTCAACACCACTGGCACCCTCATAAAGATCATTGACTTTGGGCTCGCCAACAAACTGG ATCCGCACAACCCATTGATGGTGATGCATGGGACCCCGGAGTTTGTGGCACCAGAAGTGATCAGCTATGAGCCTGTGTGTCCGGCCACGGACATGTGGAGCATTGGAGTCATCTGTTACATCCT GCTGAGTGGGGTCTCTCCCTTCCAGGGGAACAGTGATGCCGAGACGCTGGCATCGGTGACCGCAGCCTGCTGGGAATTTGACCCTGAGAGCTTCGAAGAAATCACAGATGACGCCAAAGATTTCATCCACTCCCTGCTTAAAAAGGACAAGCG TGCGAGAATGTCTTGTGAAGAAGCTCTGGCTCACTCCTGGATGGCGTCTTTCGCTACACCAGAGCAACGTACAACCAAATCCCTCAACAAGGGCAAGATGAGGAGGTTTCTGGCTAAACGAAAATGGAAG AAAGCTGGGAAGGCGGTGCTGGCACTGACGAGGATGGCCTTTCTTTCCAGTAAATCAGATGGACCAGACTCCCCAAACTCTTCTGTTGATG aGCTGAGCCCCAAGGCAGAGAAAGCCGTCCAGTCTCTGGAGAAGAGCCTGCGGAGTGAGCCACGCTTCCGCTGTGTCCTGAGCGACACAACCCAGCCCAAAGGCTCCACGGTCCGCCTCGTCTGCCATATCCAAG GGTACCCTGATCCAGAGGTGGTGTGGCTGCAGAATGAAGATCAGGTGCAGGAAACGCAGCGGGTTCAGATCGAGTACGAGGAAGACGGCACCTGCATGCTCATTCTGTCAGACGTGGAACCACAGGACTCTGGGATCTACAAGTGTCGTGCCACTAACAGCCTGGGGGAGGCGCTGTGTTCGGCCCATCTCAAAGTGGAGCTGTAG
- the coasy gene encoding bifunctional coenzyme A synthase has protein sequence MSMFSTGILVLTSPLHTLPLRIAPVLSSAAQIVERTLYVHFHPGLNLGASGQARPVYIPPVVDLSSLISHLYSDAADVCGHLDVRVLLTNMRAQPSVASLGSNGGANPFPSPQSLSHFPEVVLTDYALQDPGQSSLVAQCLQKYTGHCYVCNPGLRSVLLHPQLQVLERSEEKEEEEKSKAQLETFSDVVVGGTFDRLHGAHKTLLNISCLLANRRFLIGVSDKELLKNKVLKELIEPYPQRVQRLEEFLGDVKPSLQYEIVPLFDPFGPSITDPQLQCIVVSEETKRGGEAVNKRRLENGLPELVLYEIQLIKDAHHTEIEEEKISSSSLRSRLLGTLLIPPKPRSDLPLAPYVIGLTGGSGSGKSSIARRLEALGAARIDSDQLGHETYLPGATAYHRVVEEFGADILNEDKTINRRVLGRKVFGNEERLKALTDIVWPEIALLVKKRIQQAKEEGQPVCVVDAAVLLEAGWESLVHEVWVATIPEEEAVRRIVERDGVSEEDAVRRLRSQWPSAKQIQHANVVLCTLWEPDQTQKQVQKAWDLLRQRIKQRLQETGLPS, from the exons ATGTCGATGTTCAGCACGGGAATACTGGTCCTCACATCCCCCCTGCACACCTTACCCTTGCGCATTGCACCTGTCCTGAGCTCTGCTGCCCAGATTGTAGAGCGGACGCTGTATGTGCACTTCCACCCAGGCCTGAATCTGGGCGCCTCTGGCCAAGCTCGGCCCGTCTACATCCCCCCTGTTGTTGATCTCTCCAGCCTCATCTCCCACCTGTACAGCGACGCTGCCGATGTCTGTGGCCATCTCGACGTCCGGGTGCTGCTGACTAACATGCGAGCGCAACCCAGCGTGGCTAGTCTGGGTTCGAATGGAGGGGCtaaccccttcccctccccacagTCCCTTTCCCATTTCCCAGAGGTGGTGCTGACAGACTATGCCCTGCAGGACCCCGGTCAGTCATCACTGGTGGCTCAGTGCCTGCAGAAATACACTGGCCACTGCTATGTGTGTAACCCTGGCCTCAGGTCCGTGCTGCTGCATCCACAGCTGCAGGTCCTGGAGAGAAgtgaggaaaaggaggaagaggagaagagtaaGGCCCAGTTGGAGACGTTCAGTGATGTGGTGGTCGGAGGAACATTCGACCGCCTCCACGGTGCCCACAAGACCCTGTTGAACATCTCCTGTCTCCTCGCCAACAGGCGCTTCCTCATTGGGGTGTCAGATAAAGAGCTACTTAAGA ATAAGGTGTTAAAAGAGTTGATCGAGCCGTACCCTCAGCGCGTGCAGAGGCTGGAGGAGTTCTTGGGAGACGTGAAGCCCTCGCTGCAGTATGAGATTGTGCCGCTCTTCGACCCTTTTGGCCCTTCCATCACGGACCCCCAGCTGCAATGCATTGTGGTCAGCGAGGAGACGAAGAGAGGGGGCGAGGCCGTGAACAAAAGGCGTTTGGAAAAT GGCCTCCCAGAGCTGGTGCTGTATGAGATCCAGCTGATTAAGGATGCCCACCACACGGAGATCGAGGAGGAGAAGATCAGCTCCTCAAGTCTGCGCTCCCGCCTGCTGGGCACCTTGCTCATCCCACCCAAG CCTCGATCGGACCTCCCACTCGCTCCATACGTGATTGGGCTGACGGGGGGCAGTGGTAGTGGGAAGAGTTCCATCGCCCGTCGCCTAGAGGCTCTGGGTGCTGCACGCATCGACAGCGACCAGCTAGGCCACGAGACGTACCTGCCTGGGGCCACCGCCTACCACAGGGTGGTGGAGGAGTTTGGAGCAG ATATACTGAATGAGGATAAGACCATAAACAGACGGGTGTTGGGCCGGAAGGTGTTTGGGAATGAG GAAAGGTTGAAAGCTTTGACTGATATTGTGTGGCCAGAAATTGCACTGCTGGTTAAAAAACGTATACAACAGGCTAAAGAAGAAG GCCAACCCGTGTGTGTAGTGGATGCAGCAGTGCTGCTGGAGGCGGGCTGGGAGAGTCTGGTGCATGAAGTGTGGGTCGCCACCATTCCAGAGGAAGAG GCGGTCCGGCGTATTGTGGAGCGGGACGGGGTGAGCGAGGAGGACGCCGTGCGGCGGCTGCGGTCTCAGTGGCCCAGCGCTAAGCAGATTCAGCATGCCAATGTGGTGCTGTGCACCCTATGGGAGCCGGACCAGACCCAGAAACAG GTACAGAAAGCTTGGGACCTGCTGCGGCAACGAATCAAACAGAGACTGCAGGAGACAGGCTTGCCCTCATAA